Proteins from a single region of Budorcas taxicolor isolate Tak-1 chromosome 7, Takin1.1, whole genome shotgun sequence:
- the GDF9 gene encoding growth/differentiation factor 9 isoform X2, protein MKRLYKAYATKEGTPKSNRRHLYNTVRLFTPCAQHKQAPGDLAAGTLPSVDLLFNLDRVTVVEHLFKSVLLYTFNNSVSFPFPVKCICNLVIKEPEFSSKTLPRAPYSFTYNSQFEFRKKYKWMEIDVTAPLEPLVASHKRNIHMSVNFTCAKDQLQHPSARDSLFNMTLLVAPSLLLYLNDTSAQAFHRWHSLHPKRKPSQGPDQRRGLSAYPVGEEAAEGVRSSRHRRDQESVSSELKKPLVPASVNLSEYFKQFLFPQNECELHDFRLSFSQLKWDNWIVAPHRYNPRYCKGDCPRAVGHRYGSPIHTMVQNIIHEKLDSSVPRPSCVPAKYSPLSVLAIEPDGSIAYKEYEDMIATKCTCR, encoded by the exons ATGAAGAGGCTCTATAAGGCATACGCTACCAAGGAGGGGACCCCTAAATCCAACAGACGCCACCTCTACAACACTGTTCGGCTCTTCACCCCCTGTGCTCAGCACAAGCAGGCTCCTGGAGACCTGGCAGCAG GAACCCTTCCATCAGTGGATCTGCTGTTTAACCTGGATCGTGTTACTGTTGTGGAACATTTATTCAAGTCAGTCTTGCTATATACTTTCAACAACTCcgtttcttttccctttcctgttAAATGTATATGCAACCTGGTGATAAAAGAGCCAGAGTTTTCTAGCAAGACTCTCCCTAGAGCTCCATACTCATTTACCTATAACTCACAGtttgaatttagaaagaaatacaaatggatgGAGATTGATGTGACGGCTCCTCTTGAGCCTCTGGTGGCCTCCCACAAGAGGAATATTCACATGTCTGTAAATTTTACATGTGCGAAAGACCAGCTGCAGCATCCTTCAGCGCGGGACAGCCTGTTTAACATGACTCTTCTCGTAGCGCCCTCACTGCTTTTGTATCTGAACGACACAAGTGCTCAGGCTTTTCACAGGTGGCATTCCCTCCACCCTAAAAGGAAGCCTTCACAGGGTCCTGACCAGAGGAGAGGGCTATCTGCCTACCCCGTGGGAGAAGAAGCTGCTGAGGGTGTAAGATCGTCCCGTCACCGCAGAGACCAGGAGAGTGTCAGCTCTGAATTGAAGAAGCCTCTGGTTCCAGCTTCAGTCAATCTGAGTGAATACTTCAAACAGTTTCTTTTTCCCCAGAATGAATGTGAGCTCCATGACTTTAGACTTAGCTTTAGTCAGCTGAAGTGGGACAACTGGATTGTGGCCCCACACAGATACAACCCTCGATACTGTAAAGGGGACTGTCCCAGGGCGGTCGGACATCGGTATGGCTCTCCGATTCACACCATGGTGCAGAACATCATCCATGAGAAACTTGACTCCTCAGTGCCGAGACCATCCTGTGTACCTGCCAAGTATAGCCCTTTGAGTGTTTTGGCCATCGAGCCTGATGGCTCAATCGCTTATAAAGAATATGAAGATATGATAGCCACTAAGTGTACCTGTCGTTAA
- the GDF9 gene encoding growth/differentiation factor 9 isoform X3, with protein sequence MNLKFTSIPRFYQPGYCTDWFCILHGTLPSVDLLFNLDRVTVVEHLFKSVLLYTFNNSVSFPFPVKCICNLVIKEPEFSSKTLPRAPYSFTYNSQFEFRKKYKWMEIDVTAPLEPLVASHKRNIHMSVNFTCAKDQLQHPSARDSLFNMTLLVAPSLLLYLNDTSAQAFHRWHSLHPKRKPSQGPDQRRGLSAYPVGEEAAEGVRSSRHRRDQESVSSELKKPLVPASVNLSEYFKQFLFPQNECELHDFRLSFSQLKWDNWIVAPHRYNPRYCKGDCPRAVGHRYGSPIHTMVQNIIHEKLDSSVPRPSCVPAKYSPLSVLAIEPDGSIAYKEYEDMIATKCTCR encoded by the exons ATGAACTTAAAATTTACCAGTATACCTCGGTTTTATCAGCCTGGGTACTGCACAGACTGGTTCTGTATCTTACACG GAACCCTTCCATCAGTGGATCTGCTGTTTAACCTGGATCGTGTTACTGTTGTGGAACATTTATTCAAGTCAGTCTTGCTATATACTTTCAACAACTCcgtttcttttccctttcctgttAAATGTATATGCAACCTGGTGATAAAAGAGCCAGAGTTTTCTAGCAAGACTCTCCCTAGAGCTCCATACTCATTTACCTATAACTCACAGtttgaatttagaaagaaatacaaatggatgGAGATTGATGTGACGGCTCCTCTTGAGCCTCTGGTGGCCTCCCACAAGAGGAATATTCACATGTCTGTAAATTTTACATGTGCGAAAGACCAGCTGCAGCATCCTTCAGCGCGGGACAGCCTGTTTAACATGACTCTTCTCGTAGCGCCCTCACTGCTTTTGTATCTGAACGACACAAGTGCTCAGGCTTTTCACAGGTGGCATTCCCTCCACCCTAAAAGGAAGCCTTCACAGGGTCCTGACCAGAGGAGAGGGCTATCTGCCTACCCCGTGGGAGAAGAAGCTGCTGAGGGTGTAAGATCGTCCCGTCACCGCAGAGACCAGGAGAGTGTCAGCTCTGAATTGAAGAAGCCTCTGGTTCCAGCTTCAGTCAATCTGAGTGAATACTTCAAACAGTTTCTTTTTCCCCAGAATGAATGTGAGCTCCATGACTTTAGACTTAGCTTTAGTCAGCTGAAGTGGGACAACTGGATTGTGGCCCCACACAGATACAACCCTCGATACTGTAAAGGGGACTGTCCCAGGGCGGTCGGACATCGGTATGGCTCTCCGATTCACACCATGGTGCAGAACATCATCCATGAGAAACTTGACTCCTCAGTGCCGAGACCATCCTGTGTACCTGCCAAGTATAGCCCTTTGAGTGTTTTGGCCATCGAGCCTGATGGCTCAATCGCTTATAAAGAATATGAAGATATGATAGCCACTAAGTGTACCTGTCGTTAA
- the LEAP2 gene encoding liver-expressed antimicrobial peptide 2: protein MWHLKLFAVLMICLLLLAQVDGSPVPELSSAKRRPRRMTPFWRAVSLRPIGASCRDDSECITRLCRKRRCSLSVAQE from the exons ATGTGGCACCTCAAACTCTTTGCAGTACTCATGATCTGCCTGTTGCTGTTAGCCCAG GTAGATGGCTCTCCAGTACCAGAACTGAGTTCAGCAAAGAGAAGGCCAAGGAGAATGACCCCATTTTGGAGAGCGGTCTCCCTCAGGCCCATTGGAGCCTCCTGTCGGGATGATTCTGAATGTATCACAAGGCTATGCAG AAAAAGACGCTGCTCCCTAAGTGTGGCCCAGGAATGA
- the GDF9 gene encoding growth/differentiation factor 9 isoform X1, producing the protein MALPNEFFLWFCCFAWLCFPISLDSLPSRGEAQIVARTALESEAETWSLLNHLGGRHRPGLLSPLLKVLYDGHGEPPRLQPDDRALRYMKRLYKAYATKEGTPKSNRRHLYNTVRLFTPCAQHKQAPGDLAAGTLPSVDLLFNLDRVTVVEHLFKSVLLYTFNNSVSFPFPVKCICNLVIKEPEFSSKTLPRAPYSFTYNSQFEFRKKYKWMEIDVTAPLEPLVASHKRNIHMSVNFTCAKDQLQHPSARDSLFNMTLLVAPSLLLYLNDTSAQAFHRWHSLHPKRKPSQGPDQRRGLSAYPVGEEAAEGVRSSRHRRDQESVSSELKKPLVPASVNLSEYFKQFLFPQNECELHDFRLSFSQLKWDNWIVAPHRYNPRYCKGDCPRAVGHRYGSPIHTMVQNIIHEKLDSSVPRPSCVPAKYSPLSVLAIEPDGSIAYKEYEDMIATKCTCR; encoded by the exons ATGGCGCTTCCCAACGAATTCTTCCTTTGGTTTTGCTGCTTTGCCTGGCTCTGTTTTCCTATTAGCCTTGATTCTCTGCCTTCTAGGGGAGAAGCTCAGATTGTAGCTAGGACTGCGTTGGAATCTGAGGCTGAGACTTGGTCCTTGCTGAACCATTTAGGTGGGAGACACAGACCTGGTCTCCTTTCCCCTCTCTTAAAGGTTCTGTATGATGGGCACGGGGAACCCCCCAGGCTGCAGCCAGATGACAGAGCTTTGCGCTACATGAAGAGGCTCTATAAGGCATACGCTACCAAGGAGGGGACCCCTAAATCCAACAGACGCCACCTCTACAACACTGTTCGGCTCTTCACCCCCTGTGCTCAGCACAAGCAGGCTCCTGGAGACCTGGCAGCAG GAACCCTTCCATCAGTGGATCTGCTGTTTAACCTGGATCGTGTTACTGTTGTGGAACATTTATTCAAGTCAGTCTTGCTATATACTTTCAACAACTCcgtttcttttccctttcctgttAAATGTATATGCAACCTGGTGATAAAAGAGCCAGAGTTTTCTAGCAAGACTCTCCCTAGAGCTCCATACTCATTTACCTATAACTCACAGtttgaatttagaaagaaatacaaatggatgGAGATTGATGTGACGGCTCCTCTTGAGCCTCTGGTGGCCTCCCACAAGAGGAATATTCACATGTCTGTAAATTTTACATGTGCGAAAGACCAGCTGCAGCATCCTTCAGCGCGGGACAGCCTGTTTAACATGACTCTTCTCGTAGCGCCCTCACTGCTTTTGTATCTGAACGACACAAGTGCTCAGGCTTTTCACAGGTGGCATTCCCTCCACCCTAAAAGGAAGCCTTCACAGGGTCCTGACCAGAGGAGAGGGCTATCTGCCTACCCCGTGGGAGAAGAAGCTGCTGAGGGTGTAAGATCGTCCCGTCACCGCAGAGACCAGGAGAGTGTCAGCTCTGAATTGAAGAAGCCTCTGGTTCCAGCTTCAGTCAATCTGAGTGAATACTTCAAACAGTTTCTTTTTCCCCAGAATGAATGTGAGCTCCATGACTTTAGACTTAGCTTTAGTCAGCTGAAGTGGGACAACTGGATTGTGGCCCCACACAGATACAACCCTCGATACTGTAAAGGGGACTGTCCCAGGGCGGTCGGACATCGGTATGGCTCTCCGATTCACACCATGGTGCAGAACATCATCCATGAGAAACTTGACTCCTCAGTGCCGAGACCATCCTGTGTACCTGCCAAGTATAGCCCTTTGAGTGTTTTGGCCATCGAGCCTGATGGCTCAATCGCTTATAAAGAATATGAAGATATGATAGCCACTAAGTGTACCTGTCGTTAA
- the LOC128051423 gene encoding cytochrome b-c1 complex subunit 8, with amino-acid sequence MGRQFGHLTRVRHVITYSLSPFEQRAFPHYFSKGIPNVLRRTRACILRAAPPFVVFYLVYTWGTQEFEKSKRKNPAAYENDK; translated from the exons ATGGGCCGCCAATTTGGGCATCTGACACGGGTGCGGCATGTGATCACCTACAGCTTGTCGCCCTTCGAGCAGCGCGCCTTCCCGCACTACTTCAGCAAGGGCATCCCCAATGTGCTGCGCCGAACTCGAGCGTGCATCCTTCGCGCCGCGCCGC cgTTCGTAGTGTTTTATCTTGTCTACACATGGGGAACGCAGGAGTTTGAGAAATCGAAGAGGAAGAATCCAGCTGCCTATGAAAATGACAAATAA